The Anopheles gambiae chromosome 2, idAnoGambNW_F1_1, whole genome shotgun sequence genomic sequence TCTGGCCCGGAGGTCAAGCGCTAACGaggtgagaaagagagcgagagagagcaggAGAGCCCAATTCGTTTGATCACAATCTCACCGCGTTCCCCGTATCGTACAGGTTTATTCTTGACACGGGACACGTTTTCCGCGGGAAGACGGTGCTGGAGGTGGGATGCGGCTGTGGCGCTTCCGCGATCGCTGCCTTGCTGGTGGGAGCTACCCGTGTCATAGCAAACGACATCGACCCAGGTGTGATAATTTGCTCAGGAATTGCAAAACTGTTTATTTACTTCTCGGGCTTATTCTAATCTGCCGTGTCTTTCAGTCGCATTGCAGGCCACACTACTGAACGCGGAGCGGAATGGGATCACGGGTAATCGGTTGGTGGTTAGCAGCGATAACCTTATCGGCCAAGGCGCCGACGAAACCCACCAAACAGTGGACCGGTGCGAAGTGGTGCTAATAGGCGACCTGTTTTACGATACAGAGATAGCAGCTGATCTCCATCCCTGGATACAGCGACTGGCACGTGCTGGGGCGGAGGTAAGCGAGGACATGTCGTCGGTGCCGGTGATTAGCGGCGCAATTTACTGCAATGCCAAAGATTGTGGCTCATTGTGCAGTGGTGAAAGCGAGGGTGCGAATATTTCATCACATTATTTCACTTCTTTTTCGGTACAGATTTATATCGGCGATCCCGGACGGCACGGTATTACCGAAACGGGTGTACTAAGCCAAATGGAACTGCGCGCTCGGTACGAACTACCTGCGAATGTTTGCCTGGAAAATAGTGGATTTTCCCATGCCAATGTTTGGCAGTTTCGTTTACCCAGCGATGAGGCGTGACACCGGGAAGTGGGCGCGTTGGACATTCCTGTTTTCGGGTAAGCTTATCTTGGTGGGGTGGTGGGTGTGTTAAAATGAGTCGAAGGTGTCGTCGTATCACTAATTAGCAACATTGCTTGGAGTTTAAACGACTTACCACTATCATCGGTGTAGATATGATATGAGAATGTACCAGCGAGTTACAATAATGTTATCTTTTGTAGTATCTCTTATCGAATGGCAAGCATTAATCGGGAGAGATATACCATATAAGTCAATGTCGAACGAAAAGCAACAATGAATTGTGCTTTTACGGCTATCAATTTTCAGTGTCAAGCAATAGGCGCAAGTCATCTTGTCTTTTTTTGGGCAAATGGAAAGCAAATTGCGCTTTACaagatggttgttgtttttctggaATAATTTGGTGTAGAGAGAAATTCGTGTTTAAACAACAGTGGGCTACAGCAAgttcattaaaattaattttctgaCAAAAAGCTAGCTCTTTTATTGCGTTTACTATGTAAAATGCATGAATTATTTATATAAGCTGGTCGTCTTCTTTATGTTCAACGGAAAACATACGCCGTAATTGCAAATTTCTTATTAAGAAAAGCATCGGACTGTTTTCCTGTTATCGTTTTCGTAACCGGATTGTGTAACGACCATTTTGAACGCAACCCGTGGCATCCAATCTCGACGAAATGTTTGACGAGCAAAACAAATGTGCTCATCGTACACATCGATTTGACGTTTGCGGTCCACCTGTCAAAAACGCTCGCTCTGGCCAGCACTGACACGAGAGCAAAGGAGCGTTTCATCATCTTTTTCACCTAGTGACTGTGTTTCTGTGCAATTTCGTGCCTTTCCGTTCGGTGGTGTTGAAACATCGCAAGAAAAACTGAACCACCGAGCCACCAGTCGTCGCAGTTTTCGGTTGTTGAACAGTGGAAATGAGCACAACACCCGAAGGAAGGGCCGTAATTGCTGCAACAGAAGAATGAAGGTGGTGAAGCGAACGTGCTGAAAGCGGAAGAGGCACCAGACGACCAGTCAGTCATACGATCCTTGTCTCTTTGTCGACCTTGAAAAAACGTATGTGTCCGTGCGTTCACGGGGGGAAGAAACAGTGAGTTTCCTCGGGTCCTGCACCACATAAAGACCGTCGTACGGGTGCAGTGAatcagctgtgtgtgtgaccgtgcgtgcgtgagtgTTAGTGGGTTGTGTGCGATAGTGTGTGAAACAGAAAGGCGGCAGTGCGGCGAgccccccttttttttctaaacaagCATCGAAACTTGCAGGGCGCAGCAAGATGTGCAATATGTTAACTTTCTCGAAGCACAGTGAGCAAGTGGCAACTACTAATACATACGAAATCCGCACCTCGTACGGGTTTACGTCATATCTGACCGCCCTTATCAGTCGCTAGATGGGacggtgtgttgtgtggtggcaGCAGTGGTAGCCGTTTTTTTGTAGCAGTCCGGATCGTCGCAGCAACGCACGCAGCAACGAAACAAGGCGCAAGCAAATTAACGCGCACTAGCACCCCTGCCGAACGACCGCACCAAGCAGCGCCGTAGCCAGAAGGCCAGGTCAGGAGAAACAGCACGAGTAAACGAAGCAACCGACGGTCGCTGTGCGAGTTAGCAACAGCgaagacagcagcagcagcagcatcacaatCCGCAATCGCCTGATTCGCTTGTTTTGCAGTGTCTTTCGGTGAAACCGGATGTATGGCAGGACAGGACGGCGACTCCGCGTAGTTGCACAGAACAACACGCCCGGAAGTGAATCGTTACTCGGTTGATATCCGCGCTGTATATAATGTATATACCTTTCTTCCTTCCGCAATCCTTTTTCTGCCTTACTTCCGTTGCTTTACTGAACACCCGACCGTCCGCATTAAAGGCGTGAACGTTTTCCCCCCGCAAAAAGAACAACCACCTAACTCCGCTCGTTACTGGATCCGGGATCCGGTTCAAACGAGTCATCAGCACACGTACCAGCGGCGCTGACGAACATtcacgatttttgttttcacggGCAGCTCGCACTCGTGACCATATGTTTAATGGAACAGTAGTCTAAGGGTAGTAATATTAATTGCTGATCGCAAAGAGACCCCTGCAGCGCGCAGCGTTCATCACACAATTTTGAACTGTGCACGACGCCACAAGTGCTGTAGAGAGTTGAGTCAGTGTGCAGAATATTCCCACGAAATGGCATCATCGCTGAAGAACCACAA encodes the following:
- the LOC1269575 gene encoding electron transfer flavoprotein beta subunit lysine methyltransferase isoform X1; the encoded protein is MSQIARHASRRQMNGAGLVDVVVRGWQRTFHTNTAAAVKFRTTDAVSAAHGGITNTTSNHRWNLRRYSRTTDRYDDGGSGGGFESSRVAPGKPSDATGQNRNAPSTTLYANSGGKDSDVISVRGKILSNTVLSRQHMTPEIALHLITPDCAIYHQPVGAGHHNSDNSGADTGFSADPFWGFFWPGGQALTRFILDTGHVFRGKTVLEVGCGCGASAIAALLVGATRVIANDIDPVALQATLLNAERNGITGNRLVVSSDNLIGQGADETHQTVDRCEVVLIGDLFYDTEIAADLHPWIQRLARAGAEIYIGDPGRHGITETGVLSQMELRARYELPANVCLENSGFSHANVWQFRLPSDEA
- the LOC1269575 gene encoding electron transfer flavoprotein beta subunit lysine methyltransferase isoform X3 produces the protein MMMVDPVVDSSRRVLLPANHRMLLASKNRNAPSTTLYANSGGKDSDVISVRGKILSNTVLSRQHMTPEIALHLITPDCAIYHQPVGAGHHNSDNSGADTGFSADPFWGFFWPGGQALTRFILDTGHVFRGKTVLEVGCGCGASAIAALLVGATRVIANDIDPVALQATLLNAERNGITGNRLVVSSDNLIGQGADETHQTVDRCEVVLIGDLFYDTEIAADLHPWIQRLARAGAEIYIGDPGRHGITETGVLSQMELRARYELPANVCLENSGFSHANVWQFRLPSDEA
- the LOC1269575 gene encoding electron transfer flavoprotein beta subunit lysine methyltransferase isoform X2, with the protein product MSQIARHASRRQMNGAGLVDVVVRGWQRTFHTNTAAAVKFRTTDAVSAAHGGITNTTSNHRWNLRRYSRTTDRYDDGGSGGGFESSRVAPGKPSDATGQNAPSTTLYANSGGKDSDVISVRGKILSNTVLSRQHMTPEIALHLITPDCAIYHQPVGAGHHNSDNSGADTGFSADPFWGFFWPGGQALTRFILDTGHVFRGKTVLEVGCGCGASAIAALLVGATRVIANDIDPVALQATLLNAERNGITGNRLVVSSDNLIGQGADETHQTVDRCEVVLIGDLFYDTEIAADLHPWIQRLARAGAEIYIGDPGRHGITETGVLSQMELRARYELPANVCLENSGFSHANVWQFRLPSDEA